The following coding sequences are from one Lactiplantibacillus paraplantarum window:
- a CDS encoding DUF5388 domain-containing protein, with protein MVELLHNPNSNKSKIIPRKSAPQPQKEISISSLNESNKTKSKQIDGVTFDTTLRIDNHLKNFMKAMVILGYSSTQQNGLAQLQKTFFESLTESEQNTLTTQIQTLETGDANKVKSK; from the coding sequence ATGGTGGAACTTTTACACAATCCTAACTCAAATAAAAGCAAAATAATTCCTAGAAAATCGGCGCCCCAGCCCCAAAAAGAAATTTCCATATCTTCTCTAAACGAATCAAACAAAACGAAGTCTAAACAAATAGATGGTGTTACTTTTGATACTACGCTCAGAATTGACAATCATCTAAAAAACTTTATGAAAGCTATGGTAATTTTAGGGTATAGCTCAACTCAACAAAACGGATTAGCCCAATTACAAAAAACTTTTTTTGAATCGTTAACTGAGTCTGAACAAAATACGCTTACGACTCAAATACAGACTTTGGAAACCGGCGATGCTAACAAAGTAAAAAGTAAATAA